In a genomic window of Spiroplasma melliferum:
- a CDS encoding fructose-bisphosphate aldolase — protein MGQKYHARLVNASELIKKAHQNKYAVGHFNINNLEWTKALLEAAQATKTPIILGASEGAIKYMGGYNLVVAMVNALLDSLDITVPVALHLDHGQSVESCKMAIDAGFSSVMYDGSHHPFAENLKNTKEVVAYAKTNAVSVEVEIGTIGGEEDGVVGAGEIGDPKEAAEMVATGIDFLAAGIGNIHGPYPTGWPGLNFQALEDIQAAAKIGMVLHGGSGIPQEQVKKAISLGISKINVNTELQIAFAVATRKYIEEGKDKPENGKGFDPRKLLKPGYEAIKTTFDELTSWFGCKGKA, from the coding sequence ATGGGACAAAAATATCATGCTAGATTAGTTAATGCTAGTGAACTAATTAAAAAAGCACATCAAAATAAATATGCTGTTGGTCATTTTAATATTAATAACCTAGAATGAACAAAAGCTTTATTAGAAGCTGCACAAGCAACAAAAACACCAATTATTTTAGGAGCTTCAGAAGGAGCAATTAAATATATGGGAGGTTATAATTTAGTTGTTGCAATGGTTAATGCGTTATTAGACTCATTAGACATTACGGTTCCAGTAGCATTACATTTAGATCATGGTCAATCAGTAGAAAGTTGTAAAATGGCAATTGATGCTGGTTTTTCCTCAGTAATGTATGATGGTAGTCACCATCCATTTGCTGAAAATTTAAAAAATACAAAAGAAGTAGTAGCATATGCAAAAACAAATGCTGTATCAGTTGAAGTTGAAATTGGCACAATTGGTGGAGAAGAAGATGGTGTAGTTGGTGCTGGTGAAATTGGTGATCCAAAAGAAGCTGCAGAAATGGTAGCAACAGGAATTGATTTCCTTGCTGCAGGAATTGGAAATATTCATGGTCCTTATCCAACAGGATGACCAGGTTTAAATTTTCAAGCTTTAGAAGATATTCAAGCTGCTGCAAAAATTGGAATGGTTTTACACGGTGGTAGTGGAATTCCACAAGAACAAGTTAAAAAGGCGATTTCATTAGGAATTAGTAAAATAAATGTTAATACTGAATTACAAATTGCTTTTGCTGTTGCCACAAGAAAATATATTGAAGAGGGAAAAGACAAACCAGAAAATGGAAAAGGGTTTGACCCACGAAAATTATTAAAACCTGGATATGAAGCAATTAAAACAACATTTGATGAATTAACATCATGATTTGGATGCAAAGGTAAGGCATAA
- a CDS encoding Spiroplasmavirus-related protein, producing MIRLVLLVAAIAIFGTGFITVIINQLTSAKNIIMDLYNSDTFLLSLFGKMAILFSHPLMLTISSLYIVGFIVSKTLYS from the coding sequence ATGATTAGATTAGTTTTATTAGTTGCGGCAATTGCTATTTTTGGAACAGGATTTATTACAGTTATTATTAATCAGTTGACATCAGCAAAAAATATCATTATGGATTTATATAATTCTGATACTTTTTTACTTTCGTTGTTTGGTAAAATGGCAATTTTGTTTAGTCATCCGTTAATGTTAACAATATCAAGTTTATATATTGTTGGGTTTATTGTTTCAAAAACACTGTATAGTTAG
- a CDS encoding Spiroplasmavirus-related protein gives MIKDWEKLKEFFIHVFLFIDKSNVESITTWNLTQNEYLTFMIGIWIVILFLTWFLLWMVFKIVSCFK, from the coding sequence ATGATAAAAGATTGAGAAAAATTAAAAGAGTTTTTTATTCATGTATTTTTATTTATAGATAAATCTAATGTTGAAAGTATTACAACATGAAATTTAACTCAAAATGAATATTTAACTTTTATGATTGGTATTTGAATTGTTATTTTATTTTTAACTTGGTTTTTGTTGTGAATGGTTTTTAAAATAGTTAGTTGTTTTAAATAA
- a CDS encoding Spiroplasmavirus-related protein: MYQKPSYKKNINVENYFIRREFIVFRTDKASFINLPNHNKHIGFWLSNRFIYFSEKHSDQVAIGLIYDNSYPIVKYNENLKRHVWKYLTGTELINLYNQYKQNYFTQMKKALFPGEPQKVKTNNHNNLTSWSVEKEQELINDLKDLN, translated from the coding sequence ATGTATCAGAAACCAAGTTATAAGAAGAATATTAACGTAGAAAATTACTTTATTCGAAGAGAATTTATAGTTTTTAGAACAGATAAAGCTTCATTTATAAATTTGCCTAATCACAATAAACATATTGGTTTTTGATTAAGCAATAGATTTATTTATTTTAGTGAAAAACATTCTGATCAAGTTGCTATTGGTTTAATTTATGATAATTCTTACCCTATTGTAAAATATAATGAAAATTTAAAACGTCATGTGTGAAAATATTTAACTGGAACAGAACTAATCAATTTGTATAATCAATATAAACAAAATTATTTTACACAAATGAAAAAAGCATTATTTCCGGGTGAACCTCAAAAAGTAAAAACAAATAACCATAATAATTTAACAAGTTGAAGTGTTGAAAAAGAACAAGAATTAATTAATGATTTGAAAGATTTAAATTAA
- a CDS encoding Spiroplasmavirus-related protein codes for MLGMYLTTAVNFLAADTPTISGGMDSIWTGLGNAMMKVKDAVYAVLPQLMTFLGDAWIILIPFGIWVIIKILNFFRVMVKGF; via the coding sequence ATGTTAGGTATGTATTTAACAACAGCTGTTAATTTTCTAGCTGCAGATACTCCTACTATTTCAGGAGGAATGGATTCTATTTGAACTGGATTGGGTAATGCGATGATGAAAGTTAAAGATGCTGTTTATGCTGTGTTACCACAATTAATGACTTTTTTAGGTGATGCTTGAATTATTTTAATTCCATTTGGAATTTGAGTAATTATTAAAATATTAAACTTTTTCCGTGTTATGGTTAAAGGATTTTAA
- a CDS encoding putative cation-transporting ATPase, which translates to MWFNKSDKELEQEFRSNLNVGLSSKQAKERLIKNGKNELPKPKNKHWILIFLVSLLDPLSLILIIAGVTSVIIEKVVNNRIYVIDFIVILCIVLLNAFIQTLEQIKARKSLDSLKKMTIPVTIVKRDGAIFEIPVDELVIGDIVILEAGKYIPADIRILEANNLLIDEAALTGESVPVEKNSEIILKEKLVLAEQTNMAFMSTFITNGRAVGIIVANAVDSEIGKIAAAIVKTKQEKTPLQLRLTKLTKVVSIFAVLLAIFVFVFFLLTDENSWPINLMTAVTIAIAVIPESLIVIVSVILSLSVKRMTKVNVIVKKLDAVETLGSVNVICSDKTGTLTQNKMTVKEIIFNNEIFKENDFNYQQNNKAAFHFINCLTLCNDAINQKNERIGDPTEIALIDFTRRFTISEIEYREKYLRVLEVPFDSDRKLMSTVNHVDKQEFVYTKGALDQLLMQCNWIYLNNEIVPLTEAMKEEIQEEALDLSSQALRVLAFAFKKKDQQEIETNLIFLGAVGMIDPPRPEAVEAVRKAHEAGIRVIMITGDHKATALAIAKELRLAVSEANVLSGHQIDKMDNHKLQEKLRDVSVFARVNPDHKTRIVECLQSMNYVVSMTGDGVNDAPSLSKADIGVAMGITGTDVSKEAANIILQDDNFSTIIRGVEEGRNVYHKIKRVIAFVCIAQLANVLAFIIISVITKIKPFDSVNILWFNLVIETLMSIPIGLGNNDNGLMLEKPRSKKETFFTNSLVTILYLAFVTAATVIGTFFIGKDIFHNIEDAKIATILVMACSPVIFAFAIQLPNYRIKTQYNVAPTNYYLLGASLIALILNFLMVYTPGLNLIFLTTTKEHKFDTSPLLSWQMTVVSLGMMVLPLLMLLGYDAFRKLIRR; encoded by the coding sequence ATGTGATTTAATAAATCAGATAAAGAATTAGAACAAGAATTTAGAAGCAATTTAAATGTTGGCTTATCTTCAAAGCAGGCTAAAGAAAGACTAATTAAAAATGGAAAAAATGAATTACCAAAACCTAAAAACAAACATTGAATTTTAATTTTTTTAGTTTCATTATTAGATCCATTATCTCTTATTTTAATTATTGCAGGAGTTACTTCGGTTATTATTGAAAAAGTTGTTAATAATCGAATTTATGTGATAGATTTCATTGTGATTCTATGTATTGTTTTATTAAATGCCTTCATTCAAACACTTGAACAAATTAAAGCAAGGAAATCCCTTGATTCTTTAAAAAAAATGACAATTCCAGTAACGATTGTTAAACGAGATGGTGCAATTTTTGAAATCCCAGTCGATGAATTAGTCATTGGGGATATTGTTATTTTAGAAGCAGGAAAATATATTCCAGCGGATATTCGCATTTTAGAAGCAAATAATTTATTAATTGATGAAGCTGCCTTAACTGGTGAATCAGTTCCTGTTGAAAAAAATAGTGAAATAATTTTAAAAGAAAAATTAGTGTTAGCAGAACAGACTAATATGGCTTTTATGTCAACTTTTATTACAAATGGTCGAGCAGTTGGGATTATTGTTGCAAATGCTGTTGATAGTGAAATTGGCAAAATTGCTGCTGCTATTGTTAAAACAAAACAAGAAAAAACACCATTGCAGTTACGCTTAACAAAATTAACAAAAGTTGTCAGTATTTTTGCGGTTTTATTAGCAATTTTTGTTTTTGTTTTCTTTTTATTAACTGATGAAAATAGTTGACCAATTAATTTGATGACAGCGGTTACAATTGCAATTGCTGTTATCCCAGAGTCCTTAATTGTCATTGTGTCAGTTATTTTATCATTATCAGTAAAGCGAATGACAAAAGTTAATGTTATTGTTAAAAAGTTAGATGCCGTTGAAACATTAGGCTCAGTTAATGTTATTTGTTCAGATAAAACAGGAACTTTGACGCAAAATAAAATGACCGTTAAAGAGATTATTTTCAATAATGAAATTTTTAAAGAAAATGATTTTAATTATCAACAAAATAATAAGGCAGCTTTTCATTTTATTAATTGTCTAACTTTATGTAATGATGCTATTAATCAAAAAAATGAACGAATTGGTGATCCAACCGAAATTGCTTTAATTGATTTTACAAGAAGATTTACAATTAGTGAAATAGAATATCGTGAAAAATATCTTCGTGTTTTAGAAGTTCCCTTTGATTCTGACCGAAAATTAATGTCAACTGTTAATCATGTTGATAAGCAAGAATTTGTTTATACAAAAGGTGCTCTTGACCAATTATTAATGCAGTGTAATTGAATTTATTTAAATAATGAAATTGTCCCATTAACTGAAGCAATGAAGGAAGAAATTCAAGAAGAAGCATTAGATTTATCAAGTCAAGCATTACGCGTTTTAGCCTTTGCTTTTAAGAAAAAAGATCAGCAAGAAATTGAGACTAATTTAATTTTCTTAGGTGCGGTTGGCATGATTGACCCACCCCGTCCAGAGGCTGTTGAAGCGGTTAGAAAGGCGCATGAAGCAGGGATTAGAGTAATTATGATTACTGGAGATCATAAAGCAACTGCTTTAGCTATTGCTAAAGAATTGCGATTAGCAGTTTCAGAAGCAAATGTTTTATCTGGTCATCAAATTGACAAAATGGATAATCATAAATTACAAGAAAAACTGCGTGATGTATCAGTTTTTGCACGAGTTAATCCTGATCACAAAACAAGAATTGTTGAGTGTTTGCAATCAATGAACTATGTTGTTTCAATGACAGGTGATGGGGTTAATGATGCTCCAAGTTTAAGTAAAGCTGACATTGGTGTTGCAATGGGAATAACAGGAACAGATGTTTCAAAAGAAGCTGCAAATATTATTTTACAAGATGATAATTTTTCAACAATTATTCGCGGTGTTGAAGAGGGACGAAATGTGTATCATAAAATTAAACGTGTGATTGCTTTTGTTTGTATTGCACAATTAGCAAATGTGTTAGCCTTTATTATTATTTCGGTTATAACTAAAATTAAACCATTTGATTCTGTTAACATTTTATGATTTAACTTAGTTATTGAAACATTAATGTCAATTCCAATCGGGTTAGGAAATAATGATAATGGATTAATGTTGGAAAAACCACGAAGTAAGAAAGAAACTTTTTTTACCAATAGTTTAGTTACAATTCTATATTTAGCTTTTGTGACAGCTGCTACTGTCATTGGTACATTTTTCATTGGTAAAGATATTTTCCACAATATTGAAGATGCTAAAATTGCGACAATTTTAGTGATGGCTTGTTCACCAGTAATTTTTGCTTTTGCAATTCAATTACCAAATTATCGAATTAAAACACAGTATAATGTGGCTCCAACTAATTATTATTTATTAGGTGCTTCATTAATTGCCTTAATATTAAATTTCTTGATGGTGTATACGCCGGGCTTAAACTTAATTTTTTTAACAACAACGAAAGAGCATAAATTTGATACATCACCACTGTTATCTTGGCAAATGACGGTAGTATCATTAGGAATGATGGTGCTTCCATTATTAATGTTATTAGGATATGATGCATTTCGTAAATTAATTAGACGGTAA
- a CDS encoding Spiroplasmavirus-related protein: MKKFIFFLKNYCYISGSMLLFSLVDLLFWIISLNYTGLVFWLLFALQCIYFLWWLWKNIFYQLNAFRLVNFVWDNPLSVIIGKLGTGKTLLLTYLSETMKLLTDKIYSNYPLEDDKVKVLTFKNLDFTDRTKPVPPDDSLILFDESFLYIDGTSPHDEKVTHRGKIPWIVLARHFGHRALFTAQREGMLWNNIRQLASGIIIPISLKKPIVKKGFNFFNRFFIMRIGIFQDITDYEIWKTESVKRTAEGKHAKHRSDVGLGIRFFKIIIPLEIAQKYESKWLSFVRELKNDDVPVTKEYYWTQLKDLTIKERLELLDIDILKKNLKPKKEKGSGKDD; this comes from the coding sequence ATGAAAAAGTTTATATTTTTTCTAAAAAATTATTGTTATATTAGCGGTTCAATGCTTTTGTTTAGTTTAGTTGATTTATTATTTTGAATTATTTCTTTAAATTATACCGGCTTAGTTTTTTGATTATTATTTGCTTTGCAATGTATTTATTTTCTTTGGTGATTATGAAAAAATATTTTTTATCAGTTAAATGCGTTTAGGTTAGTTAATTTTGTTTGAGATAATCCTTTATCAGTTATTATCGGTAAATTAGGAACAGGGAAAACATTACTTTTAACTTATTTGTCAGAAACAATGAAATTATTAACAGATAAAATTTATAGTAATTATCCATTAGAAGATGACAAAGTTAAAGTTTTAACATTTAAAAATTTAGACTTTACAGATAGAACAAAACCAGTTCCCCCAGATGATAGTTTAATTTTGTTTGATGAAAGTTTTTTATATATCGATGGGACAAGCCCGCACGATGAAAAAGTAACTCACCGTGGCAAAATTCCTTGAATTGTGTTGGCAAGACATTTTGGACATCGTGCTTTATTTACTGCACAACGCGAAGGTATGCTTTGAAATAATATTCGCCAATTAGCTAGTGGTATTATTATTCCTATTTCTTTGAAAAAACCAATTGTTAAAAAAGGATTTAACTTTTTTAATAGATTCTTTATTATGCGAATTGGTATTTTTCAAGATATTACTGATTATGAAATTTGAAAAACCGAGTCTGTCAAACGTACAGCCGAAGGTAAACATGCAAAACATAGATCTGATGTTGGATTAGGAATTCGGTTTTTTAAAATAATTATCCCATTAGAAATCGCCCAAAAGTATGAAAGTAAATGATTGTCATTTGTTCGTGAACTAAAAAATGATGATGTTCCTGTTACTAAAGAGTACTATTGAACACAACTTAAAGATTTAACAATAAAAGAACGTTTAGAATTGTTAGACATTGATATTTTAAAGAAAAATTTAAAACCTAAAAAAGAAAAAGGAAGTGGTAAAGATGATTAA
- a CDS encoding Spiroplasmavirus-related protein, whose amino-acid sequence MRKSLSLFAISILGILGLIIPFITLTAFKPLNQQNYTVNQQTTGINETDFINTMFLRSSFFENWSETNYFINPTLKTSQSLTYNDKWYLDFLKDSYSTGISFDKPSDEFMDLYKNWDTYAKQYNIDKFYDVDKKQFLKELTNFSYSFAKYFNTVEIINKLEKSVDNLQQVNLKFQNWKLIPLDKLNRNPDNKWYIGIVKKKQNDNFSIIKFNFSNKSIWDNSGVPYHIINGVWYLFKSYYCWNGNDEPQTPEVKDTGEIIFYTDNEYQNTRSFLLKYINAIVQENIRVQQGGNPDYDDPNLSSQRIIFDFEIINNLDKTSTGIILTKKSIYRMILTIDERKNIIAGSLELTHLKQYWNGYDYNSYRYTDDLGFLFSFMKDKENTFNFSAETYNYYQGNTPNTGKRVFEQMKGQIDINKFLKAFFAHALVPVFQNRSNFIESGYIDNLQYDTILINFFGLKLVNFRDVLIAESNTNKTQFEKLLNSMFKVSQNFYKDYLRTIFDLENNTYVQGYNKKYGLLANNGFKIYPRYFYFSDKYKQLDIKLYSAFKNRFYSTNYGNVFNYDFSVANDYNINQNEGYVFEGALKNKYGLKYKKIEEQKIGYNVFELQAQKENDMYRYYDFNFGIYNWQEINNGGLFPDGQWWQAQYESCSWYNLACHIRNAAIWVVNNIPGVKQVNELASGVGKIFQTIYSFFNQTFEVWKFSPALYNTITNIFLLIIFMKFVRLI is encoded by the coding sequence ATGCGTAAGTCATTATCTTTATTTGCAATATCTATTTTAGGTATTTTAGGTTTAATTATTCCTTTTATTACTTTAACAGCATTTAAACCCTTAAATCAGCAAAATTATACTGTTAATCAACAAACAACGGGAATTAATGAAACGGATTTTATTAATACAATGTTTTTACGCAGTAGTTTCTTTGAAAATTGGTCGGAAACAAATTATTTTATTAATCCGACTTTAAAAACATCACAATCATTAACTTATAATGATAAGTGATATTTAGACTTTTTAAAAGATAGTTATTCTACCGGAATTTCATTTGATAAACCTAGTGATGAATTTATGGATTTATATAAAAATTGAGATACTTATGCTAAACAGTATAATATTGATAAGTTCTATGATGTTGACAAAAAACAATTTTTAAAAGAATTAACTAATTTTTCTTATTCTTTTGCTAAGTATTTTAATACTGTTGAAATTATTAATAAATTAGAAAAAAGTGTTGATAATTTACAACAAGTTAATTTAAAATTTCAAAATTGAAAGTTAATCCCATTAGACAAATTGAATAGGAATCCAGATAATAAATGATATATTGGAATTGTAAAAAAGAAACAAAATGATAATTTTTCTATTATAAAATTTAATTTTTCAAATAAATCAATTTGAGATAATAGTGGTGTACCTTATCATATTATTAATGGTGTATGATATCTTTTTAAATCATATTACTGTTGAAATGGTAATGATGAACCTCAAACACCAGAAGTTAAAGATACAGGTGAAATAATTTTTTATACTGATAATGAATATCAAAATACTCGCTCTTTTTTGCTAAAGTATATTAATGCTATTGTGCAAGAAAATATTCGAGTTCAACAAGGTGGTAACCCTGATTATGATGATCCAAATTTAAGTAGTCAAAGAATTATTTTTGATTTTGAAATTATTAATAATTTAGATAAAACTAGTACTGGTATAATTTTAACTAAAAAGTCAATTTATCGAATGATTTTAACGATTGATGAACGAAAAAATATTATTGCTGGTAGTTTAGAGTTAACACACCTTAAGCAATATTGGAATGGATATGATTATAATAGTTATCGGTATACTGATGATTTAGGGTTTTTATTTTCTTTTATGAAAGATAAAGAAAATACATTTAATTTTAGTGCTGAAACATATAATTATTATCAAGGTAATACTCCTAATACTGGTAAGCGGGTTTTTGAGCAGATGAAAGGACAAATTGATATTAATAAATTTTTAAAAGCATTTTTTGCGCATGCATTGGTGCCAGTATTTCAAAATCGTAGTAATTTTATTGAAAGTGGTTATATTGATAATTTACAATATGATACGATTTTAATTAACTTTTTTGGTTTAAAGTTAGTTAATTTTAGAGATGTATTAATTGCAGAAAGTAATACTAATAAAACTCAATTTGAAAAGTTATTAAATAGTATGTTTAAGGTTTCGCAAAATTTTTATAAGGATTATTTACGAACCATTTTTGATTTAGAAAATAATACTTATGTGCAAGGTTATAACAAGAAATATGGTTTATTAGCGAATAATGGTTTTAAAATTTATCCACGATATTTTTATTTTTCTGATAAATATAAGCAATTAGATATTAAATTGTATTCAGCGTTTAAAAATCGATTTTATAGTACTAATTATGGTAATGTATTTAATTATGATTTTTCCGTTGCAAATGATTATAATATTAATCAAAATGAAGGTTATGTTTTTGAAGGTGCTTTAAAAAACAAATATGGTTTAAAATATAAAAAAATTGAAGAACAAAAAATTGGTTATAATGTTTTTGAATTACAAGCGCAAAAAGAAAATGATATGTATCGTTATTATGATTTTAATTTTGGTATTTATAATTGACAAGAAATAAATAATGGCGGATTATTTCCTGACGGACAATGATGACAAGCACAATATGAAAGTTGTAGTTGATATAATTTAGCATGTCATATTCGAAATGCTGCAATTTGAGTTGTAAATAATATTCCTGGTGTAAAACAAGTGAATGAGTTAGCAAGTGGTGTTGGTAAAATATTTCAAACAATATATAGTTTTTTTAATCAAACGTTTGAGGTGTGAAAATTTAGTCCGGCGTTATATAACACAATAACAAATATATTTTTATTAATTATCTTTATGAAATTTGTGCGATTAATATAA
- a CDS encoding Spiroplasmavirus-related protein — protein MKSKILKFLKEKWWKILLYFLVISLGMFVPFLYIDIKEFQLFLSKFGSVSSIMCIGYIIFWILTAAGIIDLILWIKKKINKDIVKGSKE, from the coding sequence ATGAAAAGTAAAATTTTAAAATTTTTAAAAGAAAAATGATGAAAAATATTATTATATTTTTTGGTAATTAGTTTAGGAATGTTCGTACCTTTTCTTTATATTGATATTAAAGAATTTCAATTGTTTTTGAGTAAATTTGGTTCAGTTTCTTCAATTATGTGTATTGGATATATAATTTTTTGAATTTTAACTGCTGCGGGAATTATTGATTTAATATTATGAATTAAGAAAAAAATTAATAAAGATATAGTTAAAGGTAGTAAAGAATAA
- a CDS encoding Spiroplasmavirus-related protein, producing MINLFAENNSNWDKIFSFIFDVFLFIFDVIWNTKLPMTNTTIAYFIIFFMVIKLSIYAIHGTSTQYNELGSTVQNSTSKLYSATARGARGAVNTGKGVKAHFKERKQFKINRNKQQLSSLAKQAKTREQGYRRVHK from the coding sequence ATGATTAATTTATTTGCTGAGAATAATAGTAATTGAGACAAAATTTTTAGTTTTATTTTTGATGTATTTTTGTTTATTTTTGATGTGATTTGAAATACTAAATTGCCAATGACAAATACAACGATTGCTTATTTTATAATCTTTTTTATGGTTATTAAATTATCAATTTATGCTATTCATGGTACATCAACACAATATAATGAATTAGGTTCAACTGTTCAAAATAGTACATCAAAATTATATTCTGCAACAGCTCGTGGCGCTCGTGGCGCTGTTAACACTGGCAAAGGTGTAAAAGCACATTTTAAAGAACGTAAACAATTTAAAATTAATCGTAATAAACAACAATTATCAAGTTTAGCAAAACAAGCAAAAACAAGAGAACAAGGATATCGGAGAGTGCATAAATAA
- a CDS encoding transposase of IS30 family protein: protein MNYKHFSIDERVILSQLLVSKLFQKKNGKPNLFKISKYMERSVSTIWNEVKRFQKLKEYNPIKAHKKYLKNRKKSVKHIKFSYQQLMWLDEKFNKFHWSPEIICYAYKREFGIKFPVCFKTLYKYVFLGLFGLNKRNLYFHGRKNKSKQNIDNRGKLTSFRTIAEAKHNKNEFGWFEMDTIVGKDLKSVCLVLTEQLTKFEIVKKLKDRTPNEVIRVIKSIFKTNILKKIVKGIITDQGKEFSEWKQIEAYIGTKVYFCDKGKPTQKPIVERINRDLRHWFPKGIDLDIYSQQYYDEIVNIINERPRQCLGWNSAKKLFVNKIQNFI from the coding sequence ATGAATTATAAGCATTTCAGTATTGATGAACGTGTTATATTAAGTCAGTTATTAGTATCAAAACTATTTCAAAAGAAAAATGGCAAACCAAATTTATTTAAAATTTCTAAATATATGGAAAGAAGTGTCTCTACAATTTGAAATGAAGTTAAACGTTTTCAAAAGTTAAAAGAATATAATCCTATTAAAGCTCATAAAAAGTATCTTAAAAATCGTAAAAAATCAGTTAAACATATAAAATTTTCATATCAACAATTAATGTGATTAGATGAAAAATTTAATAAATTTCATTGATCCCCAGAAATTATTTGCTATGCATATAAACGTGAATTTGGTATCAAATTTCCGGTGTGTTTTAAAACTTTATATAAGTATGTTTTTCTTGGTTTATTTGGTTTAAATAAACGTAATTTGTATTTTCACGGTCGAAAAAATAAAAGTAAACAAAATATTGATAATCGTGGTAAATTAACTAGTTTTAGAACTATTGCAGAAGCTAAACATAATAAAAATGAATTTGGTTGATTTGAAATGGATACAATAGTTGGCAAAGATTTGAAATCTGTATGTTTGGTTTTAACTGAACAATTAACTAAATTTGAAATTGTAAAAAAATTAAAAGATAGAACACCAAACGAAGTAATTAGAGTTATTAAAAGTATTTTTAAAACTAATATCTTAAAGAAAATAGTTAAAGGTATTATAACTGATCAAGGTAAAGAGTTTTCAGAATGAAAACAAATTGAAGCTTATATTGGTACTAAAGTTTATTTTTGTGATAAAGGTAAACCTACTCAAAAACCTATTGTAGAACGAATTAACCGGGATTTAAGGCATTGATTTCCTAAAGGTATTGATTTAGATATTTATTCACAACAATATTATGATGAAATAGTTAATATTATTAATGAAAGACCACGACAGTGTTTAGGTTGGAATTCAGCTAAAAAATTGTTTGTTAATAAAATTCAAAATTTTATTTAA
- a CDS encoding acetolactate decarboxylase, with protein sequence MVQKFSNVYQFSTITSLAAGNFDGMIKFEALLKQGNFGLGTFDHLDGELIVLDGEGYQLKSDGTVNKVTANMTSPFAVMAFFEEHQKINISQPTSYEEIQKIIVENLPSLNLFYGIKINGLFSEIKTRTVSWQEKPYPTLVKASEQQVILNVKNINGDIVGFWTPSFANTLGVNGFHCHFINIEKNTGGHVFDFQLDSGTVEICYFSKINLELPTNKEYLEKNLRAFELQKEIELAENAKK encoded by the coding sequence ATGGTTCAAAAATTTAGTAATGTTTATCAATTTTCAACAATAACAAGTTTAGCCGCTGGAAATTTTGACGGTATGATTAAGTTTGAAGCGTTATTAAAGCAAGGTAATTTTGGATTAGGAACTTTTGACCATTTGGATGGTGAATTAATTGTTCTAGATGGTGAGGGGTATCAATTAAAATCAGATGGAACAGTTAATAAAGTTACGGCGAATATGACAAGTCCATTTGCTGTTATGGCATTTTTTGAAGAACATCAAAAAATTAATATCTCACAACCAACTAGTTATGAAGAAATTCAAAAAATTATTGTTGAAAATTTACCAAGTTTAAATTTATTTTATGGGATTAAAATTAATGGTTTATTTTCAGAAATAAAAACAAGAACTGTTTCGTGACAAGAAAAACCATATCCAACCTTAGTAAAAGCATCAGAACAGCAAGTAATTCTTAATGTTAAAAATATTAATGGTGATATTGTTGGTTTTTGAACCCCATCTTTTGCCAATACATTGGGAGTTAATGGTTTCCATTGTCATTTTATTAATATTGAAAAAAATACTGGGGGTCATGTTTTTGATTTCCAATTAGATTCAGGTACTGTTGAGATATGCTATTTTTCAAAAATTAACTTAGAATTACCCACAAATAAAGAATATTTGGAAAAAAATTTACGGGCTTTTGAATTACAAAAGGAAATTGAATTAGCAGAAAATGCCAAAAAATAG